A portion of the Streptomyces sp. YPW6 genome contains these proteins:
- a CDS encoding PIN-like domain-containing protein, giving the protein MAAPHTTSDQPQDRGIFDCDEAHRSPLRSDYERIFDSGLVVLDTNVLLNLYRSNESTRRDMLAALARLRERLWIPHQVLTEFWRNRESATVRHHHATKANEAGTALDKAVKAARTAVTTWLTAVQLKDDEEAAQRTDQDLTELTKAADSLKMFIRAQAECDALKETATTHTDPVLNVLEPLLHGRIGEPLPPDEYDKAVKEAQERADEGIPPGHEDFRTKEPELAAGDYLLWVQLMAEARHRGRDVLLVTGDVKKDWWTSRGYDIPPRPRAELLLELREHARVDLYMLTPSELLRWAEELLELNVDEGSVRDLEQLGEASAAEDFEEGAWTAESLTVFMDELMRRYPSRVKAIVAAAANGGFVDREAVYELAGYDETRRLRGFTQPIGTLSRDLQAVGALTGGEPFLLTTVYGHAVDPSWAKGFRIPSAVIPLLRSKYEGGSLWQTRDSGEAGSEPSDRA; this is encoded by the coding sequence ATGGCGGCACCGCACACCACATCCGACCAGCCGCAGGACCGGGGCATTTTTGACTGTGACGAGGCCCACCGGAGCCCACTTCGCTCTGACTATGAGCGGATCTTCGATTCCGGTCTGGTGGTGCTCGACACCAATGTGCTGCTCAATCTCTACCGCTCGAACGAGAGTACCCGCCGGGACATGCTTGCCGCCCTCGCCAGGCTCCGCGAGCGACTGTGGATCCCACACCAGGTGCTCACGGAGTTCTGGCGCAACCGCGAGTCGGCGACCGTACGCCATCACCACGCGACCAAGGCCAATGAGGCGGGCACCGCACTCGACAAGGCGGTCAAGGCGGCCCGGACAGCAGTGACCACCTGGCTGACCGCCGTTCAACTCAAGGATGACGAAGAGGCTGCGCAGCGGACTGACCAAGACCTGACCGAACTCACCAAAGCGGCCGACAGCCTCAAAATGTTCATCCGGGCACAGGCGGAGTGCGACGCGCTCAAGGAAACTGCCACCACGCACACCGACCCGGTGCTCAACGTCCTTGAACCGCTTTTGCACGGGCGGATCGGCGAGCCGCTGCCGCCGGACGAGTACGACAAGGCCGTGAAAGAGGCACAGGAGCGCGCCGATGAGGGGATACCGCCGGGACACGAGGACTTCCGCACCAAGGAACCTGAGCTGGCTGCCGGTGATTACCTTCTGTGGGTCCAGCTCATGGCGGAGGCCCGGCACCGTGGGCGCGACGTTCTGCTGGTCACCGGGGACGTGAAGAAGGACTGGTGGACCAGTCGCGGATACGACATCCCGCCACGCCCCCGTGCCGAACTCCTCCTGGAACTGCGGGAGCACGCCCGGGTAGACCTCTACATGCTCACTCCAAGCGAACTGCTCCGCTGGGCCGAGGAACTCCTCGAACTGAACGTGGACGAAGGCTCGGTCCGCGACCTGGAGCAACTGGGTGAGGCATCGGCCGCCGAAGACTTCGAAGAGGGGGCCTGGACGGCGGAGTCGCTAACGGTGTTCATGGACGAGTTGATGAGGCGCTACCCATCCCGAGTCAAAGCGATCGTTGCAGCTGCGGCGAACGGCGGGTTTGTGGACAGGGAGGCGGTGTACGAGCTTGCCGGCTATGACGAGACACGCAGACTCCGCGGCTTCACCCAACCGATCGGCACCCTGTCGAGGGATTTGCAGGCGGTAGGAGCGCTGACGGGTGGAGAGCCCTTCCTGCTGACCACCGTCTACGGTCACGCCGTCGACCCTTCCTGGGCGAAGGGATTCCGCATTCCCAGCGCTGTGATTCCCCTGCTCCGGAGCAAGTACGAAGGGGGCAGCCTGTGGCAGACCAGAGACAGCGGAGAGGCTGGGAGCGAACCTTCCGACAGGGCCTAG
- a CDS encoding FGGY family carbohydrate kinase — protein sequence MGIVAGLDSSSAFSHIVVCDTDSGAVLREGYAAHPVEAKAAEVDPQAWLLSLGEAASGGLLEGVQAIGVSAQQHGLVPLDQQGNLVRPALVGNDRRAQVAAADLVDGLGGRQAWAEAVGAVPSAAQPVAKLRWLARTEPDNAQRVAAVLQPHDWLVWQLLGRPARRTTDRGAASGTGYWSAGSASYRPDLVELALGHSAALPEVLGPADSAGMTPEGLLISAGTGETMAAAFGLGVGVGDAVVSLGASGSVMAVHHEALADSSGMITSFADATGMHLPVVHLSNAVRALRGTAEMLGLDGLEELSSLALKSTPGASGLVLLPYLEGERTPQLPHTAGTLCGLRRESMKPEHLARASFEGMLCSLADALDVLRGRGVEVRRVFLLGAAAELPAVQALAPAVFGSQVVVPQPAQYAAIGAARQAAWALGVSQGSLDPHTPPPWQGAAAQVLEPGDELAVGGAVRQQYTATRDQIHPGAFGGQHPA from the coding sequence ATGGGCATAGTCGCGGGGCTGGACAGTTCTTCCGCCTTCTCTCACATCGTCGTCTGCGACACGGACTCGGGCGCCGTGCTCCGGGAGGGGTACGCCGCCCATCCGGTCGAGGCCAAGGCCGCCGAGGTCGATCCGCAGGCCTGGCTGCTCTCGCTCGGCGAGGCGGCCTCCGGCGGGCTGCTCGAAGGTGTGCAGGCCATCGGGGTCTCCGCCCAGCAGCACGGGCTCGTCCCCCTGGACCAGCAGGGCAATCTCGTCCGCCCGGCCCTGGTCGGCAACGACCGGCGGGCGCAGGTCGCCGCGGCCGATCTCGTCGACGGGCTGGGCGGTCGGCAGGCCTGGGCCGAGGCCGTCGGGGCGGTGCCGAGCGCCGCGCAGCCGGTGGCGAAGCTGCGGTGGCTGGCCCGGACCGAGCCGGACAACGCCCAGCGGGTGGCCGCCGTGCTCCAGCCGCACGACTGGCTCGTGTGGCAGTTGCTGGGCCGCCCCGCCCGTCGGACCACGGACCGGGGCGCGGCCTCGGGCACCGGGTACTGGTCGGCCGGGTCCGCCTCCTACCGGCCCGATCTGGTCGAGCTGGCGCTCGGGCACTCGGCCGCGCTGCCCGAGGTGCTCGGGCCCGCGGACTCCGCCGGGATGACGCCGGAGGGCCTGCTGATCTCGGCGGGCACCGGCGAGACCATGGCCGCCGCCTTCGGGCTCGGGGTGGGCGTGGGTGACGCGGTGGTGTCGCTGGGGGCCTCCGGTTCCGTGATGGCGGTGCACCACGAGGCCCTTGCCGATTCGAGCGGGATGATCACCTCGTTCGCCGACGCCACCGGCATGCACCTGCCGGTCGTCCACCTCTCCAACGCCGTGCGGGCGCTGCGCGGCACCGCCGAGATGCTGGGTCTCGACGGGCTGGAGGAGTTGTCCTCGCTCGCCCTGAAGTCGACGCCCGGCGCCTCGGGACTCGTCCTGCTCCCCTATCTGGAAGGGGAGCGCACCCCTCAGCTTCCCCACACCGCCGGCACCCTCTGCGGGCTCCGGCGTGAGTCGATGAAGCCGGAGCACCTGGCGCGCGCCTCGTTCGAGGGCATGCTGTGCTCGCTCGCCGACGCCTTGGACGTGCTGCGCGGGCGCGGTGTGGAGGTGCGGCGGGTGTTCCTGCTGGGGGCCGCCGCCGAGCTCCCCGCCGTACAGGCGCTGGCTCCGGCGGTGTTCGGCAGCCAGGTCGTGGTGCCGCAGCCCGCCCAGTACGCGGCGATCGGCGCGGCCCGGCAGGCGGCCTGGGCCCTCGGGGTCTCGCAGGGCTCCCTCGACCCGCACACTCCCCCGCCCTGGCAGGGCGCCGCCGCCCAGGTGCTGGAGCCCGGCGACGAGCTGGCGGTGGGCGGCGCGGTGCGGCAGCAGTACACGGCGACCCGGGACCAGATCCACCCCGGGGCCTTCGGTGGGCAGCACCCCGCGTAG
- a CDS encoding carboxyl transferase domain-containing protein: MPDENPARATAREAITLLTGAAGFTEHRPPPHPLPPDGPLGWAGYDAARERASARTGEEESVLYGTGVVGDRACVLLSFEFGFLGGSLGCRTGDRLAAAYALALTRRLPLVALVATGGSRMQEGMVALTQLQRVAAASTRLRAAGLPQIAVVRDPTTGGGWATVGAGADVVLALPGAQVGFAGSRVRPPDADPYAYSAEGQLAAGQVDAVVPAGELARTVTHWLRALGPHDDLPAAPVPRALPGAGAKAGAGAGVEPAAGTAPGTGTDPETGTDPGVGMVPGTGTAPGTGTSPGTGTEAAAGTRPGAGTAPGARTAPTADGNRAARLPETGREAVERARDPRRPRAEAYLADYFAVRLPLHGDRSGATDPGLLCGLGLRADGQPVAYVAQCGTPTRPAGYRAAARTIRLADRLGLPVLTLVDTPGAANDAEAERAGAGAAIADTFAAIAAARVPVTTLVIGEGGSGGALALAAPDHTHVTVDSYFSVIAPELAAAILKRPTEETGATADQLRLRPQDLVELGIARSIVT; the protein is encoded by the coding sequence GTGCCTGACGAGAACCCCGCCCGCGCGACGGCCCGGGAGGCGATCACCCTGCTCACCGGCGCGGCGGGCTTCACCGAGCACCGCCCGCCGCCGCACCCCCTGCCGCCGGACGGTCCGCTCGGCTGGGCGGGATACGACGCGGCACGGGAACGTGCCTCGGCCCGGACCGGCGAGGAAGAGTCCGTGCTCTACGGCACCGGGGTCGTCGGAGACCGCGCGTGCGTCCTGCTCTCCTTCGAATTCGGCTTCCTGGGAGGCTCGTTGGGCTGCCGGACCGGGGACCGGCTGGCGGCCGCGTACGCGTTGGCGCTGACCCGCCGCCTCCCGCTGGTCGCCCTGGTCGCCACGGGCGGCAGCCGGATGCAGGAGGGCATGGTCGCGCTCACCCAGCTCCAACGGGTGGCGGCCGCGTCCACCCGGCTGCGCGCGGCCGGGCTCCCGCAGATCGCGGTGGTCCGCGACCCCACGACCGGCGGCGGCTGGGCCACGGTGGGGGCGGGCGCGGACGTGGTGCTGGCGCTGCCGGGCGCGCAGGTGGGCTTCGCCGGTTCCCGGGTACGGCCGCCGGACGCCGACCCGTACGCGTACAGCGCCGAGGGCCAGTTGGCGGCGGGCCAGGTGGACGCGGTGGTCCCGGCAGGTGAGCTGGCCCGCACGGTGACGCACTGGCTGCGCGCGCTGGGGCCGCACGACGACCTGCCCGCAGCGCCGGTGCCGCGCGCGCTGCCGGGGGCGGGGGCGAAGGCCGGGGCAGGGGCCGGTGTCGAACCGGCGGCCGGCACAGCCCCGGGGACCGGCACGGACCCGGAGACCGGAACGGACCCGGGGGTCGGCATGGTCCCGGGGACCGGCACTGCCCCCGGGACCGGAACGAGCCCCGGGACCGGAACGGAGGCGGCGGCCGGTACGAGGCCGGGAGCCGGCACGGCGCCGGGAGCCCGCACGGCGCCGACGGCCGATGGAAACCGAGCGGCTCGGCTCCCGGAGACCGGGCGGGAGGCGGTGGAGCGGGCTCGCGATCCGCGACGGCCGCGCGCGGAGGCGTACCTGGCCGACTACTTCGCCGTACGGCTCCCCCTCCACGGGGACCGCTCCGGCGCCACGGACCCCGGGCTGCTCTGCGGCCTCGGCCTGCGCGCGGACGGGCAGCCCGTGGCGTACGTCGCCCAGTGCGGGACCCCGACACGCCCGGCCGGTTACCGGGCGGCGGCCCGGACGATCCGGCTGGCGGACCGGCTCGGCCTCCCCGTCCTGACCCTGGTCGACACCCCGGGCGCGGCCAACGACGCCGAGGCGGAACGGGCGGGCGCGGGCGCGGCCATCGCGGACACCTTCGCGGCGATCGCGGCGGCCCGGGTCCCGGTGACGACGCTGGTGATCGGCGAGGGCGGCTCGGGCGGGGCACTGGCGCTCGCGGCACCGGACCACACCCATGTCACGGTGGACAGCTACTTCTCCGTCATCGCCCCGGAGTTGGCGGCGGCGATCCTCAAGCGGCCCACGGAGGAGACGGGCGCCACCGCCGACCAGCTGCGGCTGAGGCCGCAGGACCTGGTGGAGCTGGGGATCGCGCGCTCGATCGTCACCTAG
- a CDS encoding MFS transporter: MTESAEPRARRTHILADLTPLRTSPDYRRLWVGNTVSWIGQGMTALAVSLQVYDITGSAFSVGLIGFCSFVPLVVFGLYGGAVADTVDRRKLGLFSAVGSFGLSLVLVAATVVGIEQVGLLYAIVALQAVCFALNAPARSSMIARLLPAGQLPAANALTSMTSTTGTLVGPMLGGLIVGWWGYRAAYTVDALCFTASLYAMWRMPSMLPDRKDGEAGKRASVLDGLRFLGTRPNLRMTFFTDLCAMVLAHPRALFPAVAVLWYGGDARTTGLLVAAPALGALLGGVFSGRLGRIRRHGLAILLAVGSWGTAIAVFGLTRNLWLGLLFLALAGCADTVSMVFRTTMLQAAVPDEMRGRLQGVFIVVVAGGPRLGDFLAGSVADLASPTLAVTGGGVLCVAAVTLLALKWRAFARYDARDPQP; encoded by the coding sequence GTGACCGAGTCAGCCGAACCGCGTGCGCGACGCACCCATATACTCGCCGACCTCACACCCCTGCGGACCTCGCCCGACTACCGGCGGCTCTGGGTCGGGAACACCGTCTCCTGGATCGGCCAGGGCATGACGGCGCTGGCGGTCTCGCTCCAGGTCTACGACATCACCGGGTCCGCGTTCTCCGTCGGGCTCATCGGCTTCTGCTCGTTCGTGCCGCTCGTCGTCTTCGGGCTCTACGGCGGGGCCGTCGCCGACACCGTCGACCGGCGCAAGCTCGGACTGTTCAGTGCCGTTGGGTCGTTCGGGCTCTCCCTCGTCCTGGTGGCGGCGACCGTCGTCGGCATCGAGCAGGTCGGGCTGCTGTACGCGATCGTGGCACTCCAGGCTGTCTGCTTCGCCCTCAACGCCCCGGCCCGCTCCTCGATGATCGCCCGGCTGCTGCCGGCCGGACAACTGCCCGCCGCGAACGCGTTGACGAGCATGACCAGTACGACGGGCACCCTCGTCGGCCCGATGCTGGGCGGCCTGATCGTCGGCTGGTGGGGCTACCGGGCCGCCTACACCGTGGACGCCCTCTGCTTCACCGCCTCCCTGTACGCGATGTGGCGCATGCCCTCGATGCTGCCCGACCGCAAGGACGGCGAGGCGGGCAAGCGGGCCTCCGTCCTGGACGGGCTGCGGTTCCTCGGAACCCGGCCGAACCTGCGGATGACCTTCTTCACCGACCTGTGCGCCATGGTCCTGGCCCACCCCCGCGCCCTCTTCCCGGCCGTCGCCGTCCTCTGGTACGGGGGCGACGCGCGGACCACCGGCCTGCTCGTCGCCGCCCCGGCCCTCGGCGCCCTGCTCGGCGGGGTGTTCTCCGGCCGGCTCGGCCGCATCCGGCGGCACGGGCTCGCGATCCTGCTGGCCGTCGGCTCCTGGGGCACCGCCATCGCCGTCTTCGGGCTCACCCGCAACCTCTGGCTCGGGCTGCTGTTCCTGGCCCTCGCCGGCTGCGCCGACACCGTCTCCATGGTCTTCCGCACCACCATGCTCCAGGCGGCGGTCCCGGACGAGATGCGCGGCCGGCTCCAGGGCGTCTTCATCGTTGTGGTGGCGGGCGGGCCCCGCCTCGGCGACTTCCTGGCCGGCTCGGTGGCGGACCTGGCCTCACCCACCCTCGCCGTCACCGGCGGCGGCGTCCTCTGCGTGGCGGCCGTGACCCTGCTCGCGCTGAAGTGGCGCGCCTTCGCCCGCTACGACGCCCGCGACCCGCAGCCGTGA
- a CDS encoding Crp/Fnr family transcriptional regulator: protein MQKDATSPLEDEGQLRELESLGTPVTFQAGQTIFTEGHPSHTVLLLKKGHVIVSKAGDGSEILLATRGPGVVLGDEGVLMSEVRSASIRALTEVSGVDVSAETLLRFINEKKLWSEMYRSAVIRRRESDEERALLARHSVKVRLARWLVAMAEEMGEQTGGDWLIDVAFSQQDIASRIGSSREGVAAALRHLREEGLVSTGRQTLILHDVHALRATAQLKE from the coding sequence ATGCAGAAGGATGCGACATCACCACTTGAGGACGAGGGCCAGCTCCGTGAGCTGGAAAGTCTCGGCACCCCGGTCACCTTCCAGGCCGGGCAGACGATTTTCACGGAGGGCCATCCGTCCCATACCGTTCTCCTCCTCAAGAAGGGGCACGTGATTGTGAGCAAGGCCGGAGACGGCTCGGAGATCCTCCTCGCGACCCGAGGCCCGGGCGTCGTCTTGGGCGACGAAGGCGTCCTCATGTCCGAGGTTCGGTCCGCCAGCATTCGCGCCCTGACCGAGGTGTCCGGCGTGGACGTTTCGGCCGAGACCCTCCTCCGCTTCATTAACGAGAAGAAGCTGTGGTCCGAGATGTACCGCAGCGCTGTCATCCGCCGCCGCGAGTCCGACGAGGAACGAGCTCTCCTCGCGCGGCACAGCGTCAAGGTCCGCCTGGCCCGATGGCTGGTGGCGATGGCCGAGGAGATGGGCGAGCAGACGGGAGGCGACTGGCTGATCGACGTCGCCTTTTCCCAGCAGGACATCGCGAGCCGGATCGGCTCCTCGCGGGAAGGAGTCGCTGCGGCACTCCGCCACCTTCGGGAAGAAGGGCTGGTCAGCACGGGGCGCCAGACGCTCATCCTGCACGATGTCCACGCTCTGCGCGCTACAGCACAGCTGAAGGAGTAG
- a CDS encoding ABC transporter ATP-binding protein has product MLIQLLRAHLGPYKKPIVLLVLLQLLQTCATLYLPSLNADIIDNGVVTGDTGYILEFGGLMIAVSVVQVLCNVGAVYFGARTAAALGRDVRAAVFDRVQSFSARELGRFGAPSLITRTTNDVQQVQMLVLLAFTLMVSAPIMCVGGIIMALGLDVPLSAVLLAVVPVLGVSVGLIVRRMGPLFRTMQERLDGVNRVLREQITGNRVIRAFVRDGYEEKRFRGANTELTDVSVATGRLMALMFPTVMTVVNLSSIAVVWFGAHRIDSGGMQIGALTAFLAYLMQIVMAVMMATFMFMMVPRAEVCAERIEEVLGTGSSVTPPVAPVTELRRHGHLEVRGAEFRYPGAEEPVLRNIDLVARPGETTAVIGSTGSGKSTLLGLVPRLFDVTDGEVLVDGEDVRTLDPALLARTVSLVPQKPYLFSGTVATNLRYGNPDASDEELWHALEVAQAKEFVQALEHGLDAPIAQGGTNVSGGQRQRLAIARTLVQRPEIYLFDDSFSALDYATDAALRAALGRETAGATVVIVAQRVSTIRDADRILVLDEGRLVGAGTHHELMDGNETYREIVLSQLTEAEAA; this is encoded by the coding sequence GTGCTCATACAACTCCTGCGGGCCCATCTGGGCCCGTACAAGAAACCCATCGTGCTGCTGGTCCTCCTCCAGCTGCTCCAGACCTGCGCCACCCTGTACCTGCCCAGCCTGAACGCCGACATCATCGACAACGGTGTCGTCACGGGCGACACCGGCTACATCCTGGAGTTCGGCGGTCTCATGATCGCCGTCAGCGTCGTGCAGGTGCTGTGCAACGTGGGGGCCGTGTACTTCGGGGCCCGCACCGCCGCCGCCCTCGGGCGTGATGTGCGGGCCGCCGTCTTCGACCGGGTGCAGTCCTTCTCGGCCAGGGAGCTGGGGCGTTTCGGGGCTCCCTCGCTGATCACCCGGACCACCAACGACGTCCAGCAGGTCCAGATGCTGGTGCTGCTGGCGTTCACGCTGATGGTGTCGGCCCCGATCATGTGCGTCGGCGGGATCATCATGGCGCTCGGCCTCGACGTGCCGCTCTCCGCCGTGCTGCTGGCGGTCGTGCCGGTGCTCGGTGTCTCGGTCGGCCTCATCGTGCGGAGGATGGGTCCGCTGTTCCGCACCATGCAGGAGCGGCTGGACGGCGTGAACCGGGTGCTGCGCGAGCAGATCACCGGCAACCGGGTGATCCGGGCGTTCGTCCGGGACGGGTACGAGGAGAAGCGCTTCCGGGGCGCGAACACCGAGCTGACCGATGTGTCGGTGGCGACCGGGCGGCTGATGGCGCTGATGTTCCCGACCGTGATGACGGTGGTCAACCTGTCGTCGATCGCCGTGGTGTGGTTCGGCGCGCACCGCATTGACAGCGGCGGGATGCAGATCGGTGCGCTGACCGCGTTCCTCGCCTATCTGATGCAGATCGTGATGGCCGTGATGATGGCCACCTTCATGTTCATGATGGTGCCGCGCGCCGAGGTGTGCGCCGAGCGCATCGAGGAGGTCCTCGGGACCGGGTCGAGCGTCACTCCGCCCGTCGCGCCCGTCACCGAGCTGCGGCGGCACGGGCACCTGGAGGTGCGGGGCGCGGAGTTCCGGTACCCGGGAGCGGAGGAACCGGTGCTGCGGAACATCGATCTGGTGGCGCGGCCCGGGGAGACCACCGCGGTCATCGGGTCCACGGGCAGCGGGAAGTCCACGCTGCTCGGGCTCGTACCCCGGCTGTTCGACGTGACGGACGGCGAGGTGCTGGTCGACGGCGAGGACGTGCGGACGCTGGATCCGGCGCTGCTGGCGAGGACGGTGTCCCTGGTGCCGCAGAAGCCGTACCTCTTCTCGGGGACGGTGGCGACGAATCTGCGGTACGGGAATCCGGACGCGAGCGACGAGGAGCTGTGGCACGCGTTGGAGGTGGCGCAGGCGAAGGAGTTCGTCCAGGCGCTGGAGCACGGGCTCGACGCGCCGATCGCGCAGGGCGGCACCAATGTGTCCGGCGGCCAGCGGCAGCGGCTCGCGATCGCGCGGACGCTGGTGCAGCGGCCGGAGATCTATCTGTTCGACGACTCGTTCTCGGCGCTGGACTACGCGACCGACGCGGCGCTGCGGGCGGCGCTGGGCCGGGAGACGGCCGGGGCGACCGTGGTGATCGTGGCGCAGCGGGTGTCCACCATCCGTGACGCGGACCGGATCCTGGTGTTGGACGAGGGTCGGCTCGTGGGCGCCGGCACCCATCACGAGCTGATGGACGGCAATGAAACGTACCGGGAGATCGTGCTCTCCCAGCTGACGGAAGCGGAGGCCGCGTAA
- a CDS encoding type II toxin-antitoxin system VapB family antitoxin: protein MSVTQVDLDDEALAEAMRLMGVSTKKETVNGALRDYVARIKRLEAAEKLVARGERGEFEAAAAAHAASKRARRAAFE from the coding sequence ATGTCTGTTACCCAAGTCGATCTCGATGACGAGGCGCTGGCCGAGGCGATGCGGCTCATGGGTGTCTCGACGAAGAAAGAGACGGTCAACGGGGCTCTGCGGGACTACGTGGCGCGCATCAAGCGGTTGGAGGCTGCCGAAAAGCTGGTCGCGCGGGGTGAGCGGGGCGAGTTCGAGGCCGCGGCTGCGGCGCATGCGGCTTCCAAGCGCGCCCGGCGGGCAGCCTTCGAGTGA
- a CDS encoding acyl-CoA synthetase gives MTLLLPALQSPTGPAASREAVRFGDLSLTYGLLAGAADSLAARIADAGRVAVWATPTPETVIAVVAALRAGVPAVPLNPRTGERELTHILGDSEPTAVLAGPDDELPPALEKLRRVTVDARTAYEAPEGYGPDEADAEAPALIVYTSGTTGPPKGAVLPRRALAASLDALEDAWGWTGDDVLVHALPLFHVHGLILGVLGPLRRGGSVRHLGKFSPGGVARELGSGGTMLFGVPTMYHRLAEVLDGSAGDAERESLRRALSGARLLVSGSAALPVHDHERIEAATGRRVIERYGMTETLMNTGIRADGVPRPGTVGPPLAGVELRLAEDDGAVLDEPGAIGEIQVRGPNLFTGYLNRPDATAAAHTPDGWFRTGDVGTVGTDGYVTIVGRKATDLIKSGGYKIGAGEIENVLLAHPGVREVAVTGEADPDLGERVVAWVVATDPGSPPSAEELADRVAAQLAPHKRPRTVRYLDTLPRNDLGKIMKRSLRA, from the coding sequence GTGACCCTCCTCCTTCCCGCGCTCCAGTCCCCCACCGGCCCGGCGGCCTCCCGGGAGGCCGTCCGCTTCGGTGACCTCTCCCTGACCTACGGCCTGCTCGCCGGGGCAGCCGACTCCCTCGCCGCCCGGATCGCGGACGCGGGCCGGGTCGCCGTCTGGGCCACCCCGACACCGGAGACGGTGATCGCGGTGGTGGCGGCGCTGCGGGCCGGGGTGCCGGCGGTGCCGCTGAACCCCCGTACGGGCGAACGCGAGTTGACGCACATCCTGGGGGACAGCGAGCCCACGGCCGTGCTGGCGGGCCCGGACGACGAACTGCCCCCGGCCCTGGAGAAGCTGCGCCGGGTGACGGTGGACGCGCGGACGGCGTACGAGGCCCCGGAGGGATACGGGCCGGACGAGGCCGACGCCGAGGCCCCGGCCCTGATCGTCTACACCTCCGGCACCACCGGCCCGCCCAAGGGCGCCGTCCTGCCCCGCCGGGCCCTCGCCGCGTCCCTGGACGCACTGGAGGACGCCTGGGGGTGGACCGGTGACGACGTGCTGGTCCACGCGCTGCCGCTGTTCCACGTCCACGGGCTGATCCTGGGCGTCCTCGGCCCGCTGCGGCGCGGCGGCTCCGTACGCCACCTGGGGAAGTTCTCACCTGGAGGCGTGGCCCGGGAGCTGGGGTCCGGGGGCACGATGCTGTTCGGCGTACCGACGATGTACCACCGGCTGGCGGAGGTGCTGGACGGGTCGGCAGGCGACGCCGAACGCGAGTCGCTGAGAAGGGCGTTGAGCGGGGCACGGCTCCTGGTCTCCGGCTCGGCGGCGCTGCCCGTGCACGACCACGAGCGCATCGAGGCGGCGACGGGGCGGCGGGTGATCGAGCGGTACGGCATGACGGAGACCCTGATGAACACGGGAATCCGGGCGGACGGCGTACCGCGCCCCGGCACGGTGGGGCCGCCGCTCGCCGGAGTGGAGCTGCGCCTGGCGGAGGACGACGGTGCGGTGCTCGACGAGCCCGGGGCGATCGGCGAGATCCAGGTGCGCGGACCGAACCTGTTCACCGGCTATCTGAACCGGCCCGACGCCACCGCCGCCGCGCACACGCCGGACGGCTGGTTCCGTACGGGGGACGTGGGCACGGTGGGCACGGACGGGTACGTCACCATCGTCGGGCGCAAGGCCACCGACCTCATCAAGAGCGGCGGCTACAAGATCGGCGCGGGCGAGATCGAGAACGTCCTCCTCGCGCACCCCGGAGTCCGGGAGGTGGCGGTGACGGGTGAGGCCGATCCGGACCTCGGCGAGCGGGTCGTGGCCTGGGTGGTCGCGACGGACCCCGGCTCTCCGCCGTCAGCCGAAGAGCTGGCGGACCGGGTGGCGGCCCAACTGGCTCCGCACAAGCGCCCGCGCACCGTGCGCTACCTGGACACGCTGCCCCGCAACGACCTGGGCAAGATCATGAAGAGGTCGCTCCGTGCCTGA
- a CDS encoding PIN domain nuclease, translated as MITYLLDTSALWHLFRTPGALLPWEGHIAAGVFHICEPTRAEFLYSATSPAHRDELAEEVDALCQSSPVPKNAWRWVDTAQYKLTQQGQHRAAGPIDLLVCATAVHHGHTVLHVDNDFATVAAVLKEVQQRDVRA; from the coding sequence GTGATCACGTACCTCCTCGACACCTCCGCGCTCTGGCACCTCTTTCGCACGCCGGGGGCGTTGCTGCCCTGGGAAGGGCACATCGCCGCGGGCGTGTTCCACATCTGCGAGCCCACGAGGGCGGAGTTCCTCTACTCGGCCACCAGTCCGGCCCACCGCGACGAGTTGGCCGAAGAGGTGGATGCTCTCTGCCAGTCCTCGCCAGTTCCCAAGAACGCATGGCGCTGGGTCGATACCGCGCAGTACAAGCTCACCCAGCAGGGACAGCACCGGGCCGCCGGGCCCATCGATCTTCTGGTGTGTGCGACCGCGGTTCATCACGGCCACACCGTGCTCCATGTCGACAACGACTTCGCCACGGTGGCGGCGGTCCTCAAGGAAGTGCAGCAGCGGGACGTGCGCGCCTGA